From the genome of Hemiscyllium ocellatum isolate sHemOce1 chromosome 15, sHemOce1.pat.X.cur, whole genome shotgun sequence, one region includes:
- the LOC132822665 gene encoding neurofilament medium polypeptide-like — MLDEEGEPMGSRTVSKAVEEAGMFHELNDEIAALVAANDATQTFIDHLEETSKHIEDNCRSQKQIMCEKIDSLIAILEERKQQMMQKITSEQEEKMTHCKSLIKSYAERIQSMSKLVETALQSLEEPQMAVFLQNAKILTAKLSEATRASVIEDLEHNYENMNHYNVDVEKEQNLLQTINFHKVEEQTEEGVEDEEGAAEKNEDTEIVAGHLEMPRTEPSDIITKVFTMEKSNDESEDSVAKIHFTTEPTTETLGTPDIFSSNQDPNIAGSVDKVQQEEKADPESSGEIFEVHEVEEPSAECSGPLFEGQEEEGSITETPVVVVEVAEKGESNAESAGSGFDVSEESKPVSECPGAVAEIPEEGGSSSQSPGDVAEVPEEEGSSSQSPGDVAEVPEEGGSSSQSPGAVAEVPEEGGSSSQSPGDVAEVPEEGWSSSQSPGAVAEVPEEGWSSSQSPGAVAEVPEEGGSSSQSPGAVAEVPEEEGSSSQSPGDVAEVPEEGGSSSQSPGAVAEVPEEGGSSSQSPGAMAEVPEEGGSSSQSSGAVTRVPEEEGSSSECSGAEAKVPEEEEETIPESSDAVIKVHKEEEFSSESPDTVAEVSNVKETSCEFPGAIAKVQEGKESSPECPSGVAEVPKEKETSSESPGTVDDVSKKKEPNSDSLDVTDEVPEEKESTSECSGAEAMIPEEEEKTIPEASDAVGEVSKDEELSSESSGAVGKVSEGKYTISESSGAVAEVPEEKMTISETPGAVADVHKENEEPRPVSSAAADGISKEKELNPESSDATADVSEESNAYTITMAEISEKETNFESSGVVADVYTKSSDAAGDVPPEEVLNNASHFVKDEGLSTEDLVNVIPETKESNETFLDVPNAASNMEENHMLTADTEESAKKILTSTTLLLPDKVSVIEESIVEPPGSTIAISTKQELNDPLSDTVNAMDSITASPIVIHSVCPIGESEVASSCMVDGIPPGVEPIIPLIDVEACKLGQEKTEVEEFEAIVQQDAILSGSFNADDLKMTQLLEVVDEEIKLYPGGQKCDSWHVINSSGLAPNAAQHVTCQDQIEPTSTTKKELESEHNPVGTAEGSPGVMKKSDSENKVSSPVMQALGFCLSMLTLMVILHNLWNRIEYMTCTKKG; from the exons ATGCTTGATGAAGaaggagaacccatgggttccaGAACAGTCAGCAAGGCTGTTGAAGAGGCAGGCATGTTT CATGAACTTAATGATGAAATTGCAGCACTCGTTGCAGCCAATGACGCAACACAAACATTTATCGATCATCTGGAAGAAACAAGCAAACATATCGAG GACAACTGTAGAAGCCAAAAACAAATCATGTGTGAAAAGATTGACTCCCTAATTGCAATCTTGGAAGAAAGAAAACAGCAAATGATGCAAAAAATCACAAGTGAACAAGAGGAAAAAATGACCCACTGCAAATCCTTGATAAAATCATATGCTGAACGTATCCAGTCCATGTCTAAGCTTGTAGAGACTGCTCTACAATCCTTGGAAGAACCGCAAATGGCAGTCTTTTTGCAG AATGCAAAGATATTGACAGCTAA ACTTTCAGAGGCAACAAGAGCATCAGTGATTGAAGATTTGGAGCATAACTATGAAAATATGAATCACTACAATGTAGATGTTGAGAAGGAACAGAATCTGCTCCAAACAATTAATTTCCACAAAG TTGAAGAGCAAACTGAAGAAGGAGTTGAAGATGAGGAAGGTGCAGCAGAGAAGAATGAAGACACTGAAATTGTGGCTGGACATTTAGAAATGCCTAGGACAGAACCTTCAGATATTATCACCAAAGTCTTTACCATGGAGAAATCTAATGATGAATCTGAAGATAGTGTGGCTAAAATCCATTTCACAACAGAACCCACCACAGAAACTTTAGGAACTCCAGATATTTTTTCTTCAAATCAAGATCCCAACATTGCAGGTTCTGTGGATAAAGTTCAGCAGGAGGAAAAGGCCGATCCTGAATCATCAGGTGAAATCTTTGAAGTTCATGAAGTGGAAGAACCCAGTGCTGAGTGCTCAGGTCCTTTGTTtgaaggtcaggaagaagaagggTCCATTACTGAGACTCCAGTTGTTGTGGTTGAGGTTGCTGAGAAGGGAGAGTCCAATGCTGAGTCTGCAGGTAGTGGGTTCGATGTCTCTGAGGAGAGCAAACCTGTTTCTGAGTGTCCAGGTGCTGTGGCTGAGATCCCAGAGGAAGGAGGGTCCAGCTCTCAATCTCCAGGTGATGTGGCTGAGGTCCCAGAGGAAGAAGGGTCCAGCTCTCAATCTCCAGGTGATGTGGCTGAAGTCCCAGAGGAAGGAGGATCCAGTTCTCAATCTCCAGGTGCTGTGGCTGAAGTTCCAGAGGAAGGAGGATCCAGCTCTCAATCTCCAGGTGATGTGGCTGAAGTCCCAGAGGAAGGATGGTCCAGCTCTCAATCTCCAGGTGCCGTGGCTGAAGTCCCAGAGGAAGGATGGTCCAGCTCTCAATCTCCAGGTGCCGTGGCTGAAGTTCCAGAGGAAGGAGGGTCCAGCTCTCAATCTCCAGGTGCTGTGGCTGAGGTCCCAGAGGAAGAAGGGTCCAGCTCTCAATCTCCAGGTGATGTGGCTGAAGTCCCAGAGGAAGGAGGGTCCAGCTCTCAATCTCCAGGTGCCGTGGCTGAAGTTCCAGAGGAAGGAGGGTCCAGCTCTCAATCTCCAGGTGCCATGGCTGAGGTCCCAGAGGAAGGAGGGTCCAGCTCTCAATCTTCAGGTGCTGTAACTCGGGTCCCAGAGGAAGAAGGGTCCAGCTCTGAGTGTTCAGGTGCTGAGGCTAAGGTCCCTGAAGAGGAAGAGGAAACCATCCCTGAATCTTCGGATGCTGTGATCAAAGTCCATAAAGAGGAAGAGTTCAGCTCTGAATCTCCAGATACTGTGGCTGAAGTCTCTAATGTGAAAGAGACCAGCTGTGAGTTTCCAGGTGCTATAGCTAAGGTCCAAGAGGGAAAAGAGTCCAGCCCTGAATGTCCAAGTGGTGTAGCTGAAGTTCCAAAAGAGAAAGAAACCAGCTCTGAATCTCCGGGTACTGTGGATGATGTCTCTAAAAAGAAAGAGCCCAACTCTGACTCATTGGATGTTACAGATGAAGTCCCTGAGGAAAAAGAGTCCACCTCTGAGTGTTCAGGTGCTGAGGCTATGATCCCTGAAGAGGAAGAGAAAACCATCCCTGAGGCTTCAGATGCTGTGGGTGAAGTCTCTAAAGATGAAGAACTCAGTTCTGAATCTTCAGGTGCTGTGGGTAAGGTCTCAGAAGGAAAATACACCATCTCTGAGTCTTCAGGTGCTGTGGCTGAAGTCCCAGAGGAAAAAATGACCATCAGTGAAACTCCAGGCGCTGTGGCTGATGTCCATAAAGAGAATGAGGAACCCCGTCCTGTGTCTTCAGCTGCTGCAGATGGGATCTCAAAGGAAAAAGAGTTGAATCCTGAATCTTCAGATGCTACGGCTGATGTCTCTGAGGAGTCTAATGCATATACAATTACAATGGCAGAAatttcagaaaaggagaccaattTTGAGTCTTCAGGTGTTGTGGCTGATGTCTATACAAAGTCCTCAGATGCAGCGGGTGATGTTCCTCCTGAGGAAGTTTTGAATAATGCATCTCATTTTGTAAAGGATGAAGGCCTTTCAACAGAGGATCTTGTAAATGTAATTCCTGAAACAAAAGAATCCAATGAGACATTCCTAGATGTTCCAAATGCAGCCTCTAACATGGAAGAAAATCATATGTTGACTGCAGATACTGAGGAATCAGCAAAAAAAATCCTTACTTCTACAACTCTACTTCTTCCAGACAAAGTCTCTGTCATAGAAGAATCTATAGTTGAACCTCCAGGTAGTACAATTGCCATATCTACAAAGCAAGAGCTTAATGATCCACTTTCAGATACTGTCAATGCCATGGATTCCATTACGGCATCTCCAATTGTTATACATAGTGTATGCCCAATAGGCGAATCAGAAGTGGCATCTTCATGTATGGTGGATGGAATTCCTCCAGGTGTAGAACCAATTATTCCACTAATAGATGTTGAAGCCTGTAAATTAGGACAAGAAAAAACTGAAGTTGAGGAATTTGAAGCAATTGTACAGCAG GATGCTATATTAAGTGGAAGTTTTAATGCTGAtgatttaaaaatgacacaatTGTTGGAAGTGGTTGATGAAGAAATCAAACTGTACCCAGGGGGGCAAAAATGTGATTCATGGCATGTGATTAATTCCTCTGGGCTTGCTCCAAATGCCGCCCAGCATGTCACCTGTCAAGATCAGATTGAGCCAACATCAACAACAAAGAAAGAACTGGAGTCAGAGCACAACCCTGTTGGAACTGCTGAAGGCTCACCAGGTGTCATGAAAAAGTCTGACAGTGAAAATAAAGTGTCATCACCTGTCATGCAG GCTCTAGGCTTCTGCCTTTCAATGTTGACACTGATGGTCATACTTCACAACCTATGGAATAGGATTGAATACATGACTTGTACAAAGAAGGGTTGA